The sequence CAAGTGTTTACTGAGTAGAGCACATAATGGCAAACTTCAAGGTGTGAAGGGCGCAAACAATAACACCGGGAGGTATCCATGCGACTGAAAAACTGGCTGCTGCTCATGCTCACGGTTTTCGTCATTCAGGGCTGCGTCATCGCGCCCGCCGCGCCGCCGCAGCGGCATGGACCGCCGGATCACGCCCCGGCCCACGGCTACCGCAACAAATACCGCTATTCCTATTATCCGGATGCCGGGGTGTACTTTGACCTGGACCGCAAGATCTATTTCTATCTGGACCGGGGATGGCGGAGCGCGGTGGTCCTGCCGCGGGCGCTGCGGGTCCGGTTGGGCGGTCCGGTGAGTATGGAGCTCGATCTCGACAAACCGTACTACCGCTACGACGAGCACAGGTCCACGTATCCGCCAAGCAAAAAGAAGAACAAGCGGTGGTGATCATCTCGCCGGGTTTTGAACTGATCGCGCGCGAGCCCGGATTTGTTGTCGTGCACAAGGATCCGGGCCTCGATTTTCACGACTGCGACGGTCGCATGGGGTTGTGCAGCCTGGTCCGGGATCGGCTGCAAGCCAGGGTCTTTCCGGTCCATCGCCTGGACAAGGCCACCTCGGGGCTGCTGCTTTTGGCCAGGAGCCGGGAGTGGGCCGCGGCGCTGGCCGGATTGTTCCGCGAGCGGGCTGTGCAGAAATACTACATCGCCCTGTCGGATCTCACTCCAGGCAAGAAGCAGGGGCTCGTTCAGGGCGACATGGTCCGTTCGCGGCGGGGCAGCTGGAAGCTGGCGCGGAGCATGGAGCGTCCGGCCAGGACGCGTTTTCTGAGCTGGTCCGTGCGGCCGGGTATGCGCCTTTTTGTCCTGAAGCCCATGAGCGGCCGCACCCATCAGCTGCGCGTGGCCATGAAGAGCCTGGGCGCGCCCATCCTGGGCGACAGCCTTTATCACCCCATTGTCCCGGATTGGCCCGATCGCATGTATCTGCACGCCCACACCCTGCGGTTTTCCCTGGGCGGACAAAATTTTGCCTACGCCTGTCCGCCCAGAAGCGGAGACATGTTTTTGGAAGACGCGACGCAGAGCATGCTGCAGGCTCTGGGGCCACTGGAGGGCCTTGCCTGGCCTGCGCAGCCCTAAGTTGTAGATAGAGAGGCGAGCGGAGGGAGGCGGTCAGGTATCGAGCAGGTTGTTGCCCTTGACGCGCATGCGGGAGTTCAGGGCATCGATGCGTTCCTGCAGGCGCGCGCGGCGGTGTTCGTTTTTTTCACCGTAAAAGGAGCGAAGCAGGAAATTGCGGCAATGAAACAGGGTGTGGGACTCTTGGTCGATATCGACCAGCTTTCCACAGATGGCGCAGGTGCTGAACTTGGCCATGGCTCACACCCCTCGCGGAGGTTGAAACGGGGCGTTTGAATTGTCTTCCCAGGACACTCCGGTCAGCAGGCGGTACATTTTGAGCGCTTCGAGATGTTCCGGAGACAGGGCCAACGCGAGCTTGATGCATTCCAGGGCGTTTGCCGGCTGCGCATCGCAAAAATAGGCCTTTGCCATGTTGTAGTGAATGTTTTCATCCTTGGGGCTAAGCTGAACGGCCTGGAAATAAGCCTGGATGGCCTGCTTGTACTGTTTTTCCTGGCGCAGCCGGATGCCCAGTGTGTTGTATGGATTGGGCGCGTTGATGTCGTATTTGACGATTTCGACGAATATTTTTTTGACCTTGGCAAAATTGTTGAGCTTTGCGTATTCATCGGCGGCTTTTTGCAGATAGTAGCGGTAGCGGTCGATGTCGTTTTTTCCCAGATAGGCTTGGGCCAGCCCTTCGTAAGCCTTGATGAAGGTCTGGTTGCGGGCCAGGGACTGGTTGAAGGCCTGGATGGCGTCGGACCATTTTTTGTCCACCAGAAACTGGCAGCCCCGGAAGAAAAGACGGCTGGCCTGCTCGTCCTCCTGGTTGACGACGAGGGTCAGGTCGCCGATGGCGTCTTCATAGCGGCCCTGAACGATCAACGTCGCGGCCTGCTCCACGGTTTCGCGGTCGCTGTCCGGTGTGTGTTCAATCTTTCCGGACTGGATCATGTGCTTTTCCAGGGCCGGCAGGGTGTAGGGGCGCAGAACCAGCCCGGAGCACCCGGCGGAGATGACGCCAAGCACGAACTCTTCGGCCCGCTCCGACGATATGACCAGAATGTGCAGGTATTCCGCCTGTCTGACTTCGCGCAGGGCAGTGACAAACTCGGCGATGCTCAGATCCTCGACTTCCGTGTCGACGATGATGATCCGGGCAGGATTGAACTTGATGAACTCCACCGCCGCCTTGCCCGAGGAAAAGCGCGCGCAGTTGCTGTATCCGAGCCGGGTCAGATTGTCTCTGGTTTCCTGAAAAAGGGAGTCCTGGCTCGTGGCCACGAAAACGAGATCCGTCATTCCCATGCGCTTACATGTCCTGTTTTTCTGCATGTTCTTAAGTAGTGCCTAGCAATTGTCATACGCGTTTCGTACATGGTTCACAAGGGTCCGGCCCTTCCCCCCGCGTATTGGTCCTTGACATCCCCCCAGTCCGTTACGCTACCCGGAATATGTTCGCCTGCCTTTTGATCACGCTTTCATACGCAGCAGCGCCGCCGGCCTTTCGCCTGCGGATATCAACTTTCGGCCCAGGGCCGTTGGTCTTTCCATGGAAATCAAGAAAAAAATCGAAATTCTCGCTCCGGCCGGTGACATAGACAGCTTTTTGGCCGCCATCGCCGCCGGAGCCGACGCCATCTACTGCGGCCTCAAAAATTTTTCCGCGCGCATGGAGGCGGAGAATTTTTCCCTGACCGAGCTCGCGGCCCTGACCGAGCTGGCTCATGCCAAGGGCATTCGCGTGCATGTGGCCATGAATAATCTGCTTAAAACTCCGGAACTGGATCAGGCCGGGCGCCTCATCCATCGGCTGCAGACGCAGGTCGGGCCGGACGCGCTCATTGTGCAGGATCTGGGCCTGCCCGTCCTGGCCAGGCAGGCCGGGTTCACGGGCGAGCTGCATCTCTCCACCCTGGCCAACGGCGGCACCATTGCCGGACTGCCGCAGATTCTGGCCTTGGGCGTGGATCGTCTGGTGTTGCCCCGGGAGCTGTCCATCGACGAGATCAAAGCCGTCGCCAGCCGCTGTCCGGAGGGCCTTGGGCTGGAAGTGTTCGTGCATGGCGCGCTCTGCTACGCGGTCTCCGGCCGGTGCTACTGGTCGAGCTATCTGGGGGGCAAAAGCGGTCTGCGCGGCCGTTGCGTGCAGCCTTGCCGGCGTCAGTACCAGCAGAAGAGCCAGAAGACGTCGTTCTTTTCCTGCGACGATCTGTCCCTGGACGTGTTGGTGCGTCCTTTGAGCGGCGTGGACAAGGTAGATTCCTGGAAGATCGAGGGGCGCAAAAAAGGGCCGCATTACGTCTACTATACGGTCACGGCCTATCGCATGCTGCGTGACGCGGGCGATGATCCGGCCCAGCGCAAGGCGGCTCTGGGGCTTTTGGACATGGCGCTGGGGCGGCCGTCCTCGCACTACAATTTTCTTGGGCACCGGCCCAGCAATCCCATCGCCGACCGGGAACAGACCGCCTCGGGGCACATGGTCGGCAAGGTCCAGGGCGGGTTCAAGGCCGCCTATGTTTCCCCGCGCGAACCGCTCAAAAGCGGAGACCTGCTGCGCGTCGGCTACGAGGATCAGGCCGGGCATCAGACCGTGAAAATCCGGCGCGACATCCCCAAGGGCGGGCGCCTGGAGCTGGCCAAAGGTCAGGGGCGTCCCGCACCCCAGGGCGCCCCGGTGTTTCTGGTGGACCGGCGGGAGCGGGAGCTGCAGGCCTTGATCGCGGACCTGAAAAAGGATCTGTCTTTCGACCGGCCGACCAAGGAGTCCACCTTTACCCCGACCCTGCCGCGAACCGTGCGGCGCAAGGGCAAGCCGCGCGAGATGGACGTCTGGCGCAGCCTGCCGGCCAGACTTGGCAATCAGAGCGAGCAGGCAGTGTGGCTGACGCCGGGCGTGGAGCGGAACATTTCGCGCAATATTTTCGGGCGTATCTGGTGGTGGTTGCCGCCCGTGATCTGGCCGGCCGAAGAAAAAGCCTGGACCGAGTGCCTGGAGAACATGACCCGCCTCGGTGCCAGGCAGTTCGTGCTGAACGCGCCCTGGCAGGCAGGTCTCTTTGCCAAGCCCGAACGCCAGACCTTCTGGGCCGGGCCCATGTGCAACACGGCCAACCCCCTGGCTCTGGCCGAACTTTTCCGAATGGGCTTTGCCGGGGCCTTTGTCAGTCCGGAACTAGACCGCCAGGGTTTTCTGGAATTGCCCGCC is a genomic window of Desulfomicrobium baculatum DSM 4028 containing:
- a CDS encoding pseudouridine synthase — its product is MVIISPGFELIAREPGFVVVHKDPGLDFHDCDGRMGLCSLVRDRLQARVFPVHRLDKATSGLLLLARSREWAAALAGLFRERAVQKYYIALSDLTPGKKQGLVQGDMVRSRRGSWKLARSMERPARTRFLSWSVRPGMRLFVLKPMSGRTHQLRVAMKSLGAPILGDSLYHPIVPDWPDRMYLHAHTLRFSLGGQNFAYACPPRSGDMFLEDATQSMLQALGPLEGLAWPAQP
- a CDS encoding tetratricopeptide repeat protein; this translates as MGMTDLVFVATSQDSLFQETRDNLTRLGYSNCARFSSGKAAVEFIKFNPARIIIVDTEVEDLSIAEFVTALREVRQAEYLHILVISSERAEEFVLGVISAGCSGLVLRPYTLPALEKHMIQSGKIEHTPDSDRETVEQAATLIVQGRYEDAIGDLTLVVNQEDEQASRLFFRGCQFLVDKKWSDAIQAFNQSLARNQTFIKAYEGLAQAYLGKNDIDRYRYYLQKAADEYAKLNNFAKVKKIFVEIVKYDINAPNPYNTLGIRLRQEKQYKQAIQAYFQAVQLSPKDENIHYNMAKAYFCDAQPANALECIKLALALSPEHLEALKMYRLLTGVSWEDNSNAPFQPPRGV
- a CDS encoding peptidase U32 family protein gives rise to the protein MEIKKKIEILAPAGDIDSFLAAIAAGADAIYCGLKNFSARMEAENFSLTELAALTELAHAKGIRVHVAMNNLLKTPELDQAGRLIHRLQTQVGPDALIVQDLGLPVLARQAGFTGELHLSTLANGGTIAGLPQILALGVDRLVLPRELSIDEIKAVASRCPEGLGLEVFVHGALCYAVSGRCYWSSYLGGKSGLRGRCVQPCRRQYQQKSQKTSFFSCDDLSLDVLVRPLSGVDKVDSWKIEGRKKGPHYVYYTVTAYRMLRDAGDDPAQRKAALGLLDMALGRPSSHYNFLGHRPSNPIADREQTASGHMVGKVQGGFKAAYVSPREPLKSGDLLRVGYEDQAGHQTVKIRRDIPKGGRLELAKGQGRPAPQGAPVFLVDRRERELQALIADLKKDLSFDRPTKESTFTPTLPRTVRRKGKPREMDVWRSLPARLGNQSEQAVWLTPGVERNISRNIFGRIWWWLPPVIWPAEEKAWTECLENMTRLGARQFVLNAPWQAGLFAKPERQTFWAGPMCNTANPLALAELFRMGFAGAFVSPELDRQGFLELPALSPLPLGILVKGIHPLCVSRILSDNLREREPFQSPKGEQFWSRTYGGLVWTFPNWEIDLSEKWTELEKAGYALLARLHEPVPDKVSIKERQGLWNWDLKML